CTCCTCTGTCTCACCTACTTGTGCCATACAACCAGTGACTTTTGCAAGAAGTCTAATGTTTGGGATTAAGAAGAGTAGCATTTGTCTGACCCCCGACCTCTGACCTCTGACCCCTACTATACTTCCAGTTCACTTCCTAGCTGATGAAATAGCCTTGCTAGTACTGTGTTGGAAAACAAAAATCCTTCGGGATCGGTAAGTCGCAGTTGATCGGTTCTTACAAGTTCCACCCAACCTTGTTGAGAGTAGGGTTGTAAACACTGCCAAATTTTTGCTACCGTCTCCACACCGAATTGTTGCGCTAGCGTGGAAAGGTCTATACCTGCGCTTAAGCGTAGCCCTAGCATGAGTGTTTCTAACAAAACCTCATTCAAAGGTGTCTGCGGACAGTCAAGTACACCATCAGCAGCAATGTAATCTTTCACCCACTGATAATACTCTTGTGTCTTGCGTGGACGAGTGAATCGTTGTCCTTGGACGTAGCTAGTCGCACCCATACCAAAGCCGTAATATGGTTGATTGTGCCAATATACAAGGTTATGACGACACTGATGAGTGGGTTGAGCATAGTTAGAGATTTCGTAATGTTCATACCCAGCAGATGTTAAAACTTGTTGCGCTATGCGGTACATCTGCGCTGTCATATCATCAGTTGGTAAGGGCTGTTCGCCAACTTGGTAGTAACGATTAAACGCGGTACCAGGTTCGATCTGTAGGTCGTAAATTGAAATATGATTGGGGGCGATCGCGACAACTTGCTTTAAACTATCTTGCCACTGCGCTAAGGTTTGATAAGGTAAGCCAGAAATCAAATCAAGGCTAAATGAAGAGACATTGACAGTCTGG
This window of the Chroogloeocystis siderophila 5.2 s.c.1 genome carries:
- the hemW gene encoding radical SAM family heme chaperone HemW; its protein translation is MLAKLDLSKNVINYSQPTSAYIHIPFCRRRCYYCDFPVSVVGDRLHGENSGTISRYVEVLCQEIAYTTAAGEPLKTIFFGGGTPSLLSINQLQQIINTLKSQFGIANDAEISIEIDPGTFTLEQLQGYCLAGVNRISLGVQAFQPELLKICGRSHTVEDIYTAIEMIHQTVNVSSFSLDLISGLPYQTLAQWQDSLKQVVAIAPNHISIYDLQIEPGTAFNRYYQVGEQPLPTDDMTAQMYRIAQQVLTSAGYEHYEISNYAQPTHQCRHNLVYWHNQPYYGFGMGATSYVQGQRFTRPRKTQEYYQWVKDYIAADGVLDCPQTPLNEVLLETLMLGLRLSAGIDLSTLAQQFGVETVAKIWQCLQPYSQQGWVELVRTDQLRLTDPEGFLFSNTVLARLFHQLGSELEV